A window of the Aeromicrobium phoceense genome harbors these coding sequences:
- a CDS encoding SRPBCC family protein — MPQVTAEAWVPVPPDTAFAVSQTTGAVRMRWDPFIREQHLIDADRPAKGVRTHTRARVGPRMVSEYVSYRPPTSVGMTMVTGPWFFASFGGGWRFVPDVRDGRDGTRAVWKYTYSVRPSWLRFVAEPIGQWLLGREIRARIAAWARACEDPVVLDSL; from the coding sequence ATGCCCCAGGTCACGGCGGAGGCGTGGGTCCCGGTCCCGCCCGACACGGCGTTCGCGGTCTCGCAGACCACGGGCGCCGTCCGGATGCGCTGGGACCCCTTCATCCGTGAGCAGCACCTGATCGACGCGGACCGGCCTGCCAAGGGCGTGCGCACGCACACCCGCGCCCGGGTCGGGCCGCGCATGGTCTCCGAGTACGTCTCCTACCGCCCGCCGACCTCGGTGGGCATGACGATGGTGACGGGTCCGTGGTTCTTCGCCTCGTTCGGCGGCGGCTGGCGGTTCGTGCCTGACGTCCGGGACGGGCGCGACGGCACGCGCGCCGTCTGGAAGTACACCTACTCCGTGCGCCCGTCGTGGCTGCGCTTCGTCGCCGAGCCGATCGGCCAATGGCTGCTCGGTCGCGAGATCCGCGCCCGGATCGCGGCGTGGGCGCGGGCGTGCGAGGACCCGGTCGTCCTCGACTCCCTCTGA
- a CDS encoding MFS transporter, whose product MTWPAQRRTVGTLALAQVVGGIGNGAGLAVGALLIEDVTGSAGWAGLSVVAMTLGAAGFTIPLSNFAVHRGRRPALTAGWLGGALGAVTVVIGAELASLPLLLLGFLLFGSSTAANLQSRFAAADRAEPAAVGRSISLVVWATTIGSVAGPNLTGPGASVARALGIPELAGPQVFSAIAFTGAGLLTCLLLRPAPPARRAAAAPPPPRIAAALPHVRGTTAVAIASVALSHAVMVAVMALTPVHMSGHGASLSIIGFTISLHIAGMFALSPVFGWMTDRWGAEPTILMGQAVLILACGIAGTAGESNVQITVGLVLLGVGWSMSVIAGAALLTRSVDPEVRPLVQGFSDLTMNLAGAFGGLVAGVVVALWSFGALSGVAALLTLPVVAAILMASRPPARSLT is encoded by the coding sequence GTGACCTGGCCCGCGCAGCGCCGCACCGTCGGCACGCTGGCCCTCGCCCAGGTGGTCGGCGGCATCGGCAACGGTGCCGGGCTCGCGGTCGGCGCCCTGCTGATCGAGGACGTCACGGGCTCGGCCGGCTGGGCCGGTCTCTCCGTCGTCGCGATGACGCTGGGCGCCGCCGGCTTCACCATCCCGCTGTCGAACTTCGCGGTGCATCGTGGACGCCGGCCGGCGCTGACGGCCGGCTGGCTGGGCGGTGCCCTGGGTGCCGTCACCGTCGTCATCGGTGCCGAACTGGCCTCGCTGCCGCTGCTGCTGCTCGGCTTCCTGCTGTTCGGCTCCAGCACGGCAGCCAACCTCCAGTCGAGGTTCGCGGCCGCCGACCGTGCCGAGCCCGCAGCCGTGGGCCGATCGATCTCGCTCGTCGTGTGGGCCACCACCATCGGCTCGGTGGCCGGCCCGAACCTCACCGGTCCGGGTGCCTCCGTGGCCCGCGCGCTCGGCATCCCCGAGCTCGCCGGTCCGCAGGTGTTCTCCGCCATCGCGTTCACGGGCGCCGGGCTGCTGACGTGCCTGCTGCTCCGTCCCGCTCCGCCCGCCCGTCGCGCCGCCGCCGCCCCGCCCCCGCCGCGGATCGCCGCCGCACTCCCCCACGTCCGCGGCACCACCGCCGTAGCGATCGCCTCGGTCGCCCTGTCGCACGCGGTCATGGTGGCGGTCATGGCGCTCACCCCGGTTCACATGTCGGGCCACGGCGCCTCGCTGTCGATCATCGGCTTCACCATCAGCCTGCACATCGCGGGCATGTTCGCGCTCTCGCCCGTCTTCGGGTGGATGACCGACCGCTGGGGCGCCGAGCCCACGATCCTGATGGGCCAGGCGGTGCTGATCCTCGCGTGCGGCATCGCCGGCACGGCCGGGGAGTCCAACGTGCAGATCACGGTTGGCCTGGTGCTGCTGGGGGTCGGCTGGTCGATGTCGGTCATCGCGGGCGCCGCCCTGCTCACCCGCAGCGTCGACCCCGAGGTGAGGCCGCTCGTCCAGGGATTCAGCGACCTCACCATGAACCTCGCCGGCGCGTTCGGCGGACTGGTGGCGGGCGTCGTGGTGGCGCTGTGGAGCTTCGGTGCGCTGAGCGGCGTGGCCGCGCTGCTGACGCTGCCGGTCGTCGCGGCGATCCTGATGGCCTCGCGGCCGCCTGCGCGCAGTCTCACCTGA
- a CDS encoding SIP domain-containing protein — translation MAQKTEVELIVRRTEDLAPRLRRVVLGGPAFEEYLAHHLDSTDTYVKLVFADGDDTVLRTYTVRWVDAAAGELAIDFVTHGTEGLAGPWALRAKPGDTLRFRGPGGAYRPSPDADHHLFVGDEAALPAIAASIEALEPDAAATAFIEVDGPGHEIDLPSPASVDVNWLYRDGDAPGSTTLLDQAVRAWAWPEGRVQAFVHGESALLKSVRPYLMDGRVARPDISVSAYWRCGETEEGFRAWKKQQQDAVIRPGA, via the coding sequence GTGGCTCAGAAGACCGAGGTTGAACTGATCGTTCGTCGCACCGAGGACCTGGCGCCGCGACTGCGCCGCGTGGTGCTCGGCGGTCCCGCGTTCGAGGAGTACCTCGCGCACCACCTCGACTCCACCGACACCTACGTCAAGCTCGTCTTCGCCGACGGTGACGACACGGTGCTGCGGACCTACACGGTGCGGTGGGTCGACGCCGCGGCCGGCGAGCTCGCGATCGACTTCGTCACGCACGGCACCGAGGGCCTCGCCGGCCCGTGGGCGCTGCGCGCGAAGCCCGGGGACACGCTGCGGTTCCGCGGCCCCGGTGGTGCGTACCGACCCAGCCCCGACGCCGACCACCACCTCTTCGTGGGCGACGAGGCGGCGCTGCCGGCGATCGCCGCGTCGATCGAGGCGCTCGAGCCCGATGCGGCCGCCACGGCCTTCATCGAGGTCGACGGACCCGGGCACGAGATCGACCTGCCCAGCCCGGCGAGCGTCGACGTGAACTGGCTGTACCGCGACGGCGACGCGCCCGGCTCCACCACGCTGCTCGACCAGGCGGTGCGCGCGTGGGCGTGGCCCGAGGGGCGCGTGCAGGCCTTCGTGCACGGGGAGTCGGCGCTGCTGAAGTCCGTGCGGCCCTACCTGATGGACGGCCGCGTGGCCCGCCCCGACATCTCCGTCTCGGCCTACTGGCGCTGCGGCGAGACCGAGGAGGGCTTCCGCGCCTGGAAGAAGCAGCAGCAGGACGCGGTCATCCGCCCCGGCGCCTGA
- a CDS encoding SDR family NAD(P)-dependent oxidoreductase, giving the protein MTELRNVAVILAGGTGTRVGLAIPKQLIKIAGKTILEHTISVFQAADSIDEIIILMAQGHLDPVHAIVRDGAYPKVTQVLEGGSTRNETTSLALKALGEEECNVLFHDAVRPLVSQKIITDVVEALGTYEAVDTAIPSADTVVQVHDERSGDLDTISDVLRRDLLRRGQTPQAFRASIIRDAYEKAWQDPDFTATDDCTVVLRYRPDVPIAVVQGHERNMKVTEPIDVYIADKLFQLASAETPEELDDEGYRAALEGKTMVVFGGSYGIGGDIAKLAESYGAQVYAFSRSSTGTHVDRREDVAEAAREVIEKAGRVDYVVNTAGVLPIGDLADTSEETIWAATEINYLAPIFIAQEFRPLLADSNGSLLLFTSSSYTRGRKGYSLYSSAKAATVNLTQALADEWAGEVRVNCVNPERTGTPMRTKAFGEEPEGTLLSSEEVARRSLDVLVASMTGHVIDIRREAGPAAIGGGH; this is encoded by the coding sequence GTGACCGAATTGCGCAACGTGGCCGTGATCCTCGCCGGTGGCACCGGGACCCGGGTGGGCCTGGCCATCCCGAAGCAGCTCATCAAGATCGCCGGCAAGACGATCCTCGAGCACACGATCTCCGTGTTCCAGGCCGCCGACTCGATCGACGAGATCATCATCCTGATGGCGCAGGGCCACCTCGACCCGGTGCACGCGATCGTCCGTGACGGCGCCTACCCGAAGGTCACGCAGGTCCTCGAGGGCGGCTCGACCCGCAACGAGACCACCAGCCTGGCGCTGAAGGCGCTCGGCGAGGAGGAGTGCAACGTCCTCTTCCACGACGCGGTCCGCCCGCTCGTCTCGCAGAAGATCATCACCGACGTCGTCGAGGCGCTGGGCACCTACGAGGCCGTCGACACCGCGATCCCGTCGGCCGACACCGTGGTGCAGGTTCATGACGAGCGCTCCGGCGACCTCGACACGATCTCCGACGTGCTGCGCCGCGACCTGCTGCGCCGCGGCCAGACCCCGCAGGCGTTCCGCGCGTCGATCATCCGCGACGCCTACGAGAAGGCGTGGCAGGACCCCGACTTCACCGCCACCGACGACTGCACCGTCGTGCTGCGCTACCGCCCCGACGTGCCGATCGCGGTCGTCCAGGGTCACGAGCGGAACATGAAGGTCACCGAGCCGATCGACGTCTACATTGCCGACAAGCTCTTCCAGCTGGCCTCCGCCGAGACGCCGGAGGAGCTCGACGACGAGGGGTACCGCGCCGCGCTCGAGGGCAAGACGATGGTCGTGTTCGGCGGCTCCTACGGGATCGGCGGCGACATCGCGAAGCTGGCCGAGTCGTACGGCGCCCAGGTGTACGCGTTCTCGCGCTCGTCCACGGGCACGCACGTCGACCGCCGCGAGGACGTCGCCGAGGCCGCGCGTGAGGTCATCGAGAAGGCCGGCCGCGTCGACTACGTCGTGAACACCGCGGGCGTCCTGCCGATCGGCGACCTCGCGGACACGTCGGAGGAGACGATCTGGGCCGCCACCGAGATCAACTACCTCGCGCCGATCTTCATCGCGCAGGAGTTCCGGCCGCTGCTGGCCGACTCGAACGGCTCGCTGCTGCTCTTCACGTCCTCGTCCTACACGCGCGGCCGCAAGGGCTACTCGCTGTACTCGTCGGCGAAGGCCGCCACCGTGAACCTCACCCAGGCGCTGGCCGACGAGTGGGCCGGTGAGGTGCGCGTGAACTGCGTGAACCCCGAGCGCACGGGCACCCCGATGCGCACCAAGGCGTTCGGCGAGGAGCCCGAGGGCACGCTGCTGTCGTCGGAAGAGGTCGCCCGTCGCTCGCTCGACGTGCTGGTCGCGTCGATGACCGGCCACGTGATCGACATCCGCCGCGAGGCGGGCCCGGCCGCCATCGGCGGGGGTCACTGA
- a CDS encoding M13-type metalloendopeptidase, translating into MTNGLDPSTFDSQIRPQDDLFRHVNGPWLRETPIKPDRATAGGFVDLVDEAEILVRSIVEKAAAEPQDDEQRKIGDLFASFMDTERIEQLGAAPLADDLARIDAIDSVPSLVRTLGTLEREGVNSIIGLYIAPDRGNPDRYVTHVVQAGIGLPDESYYRDEQFADVRDAYRDHIATMLELAGFSDASERADRVLDLETRIASHHWDRVAVRDAQKTYNLKTLDELGALTPAFDWRSWAEAAGIEQAVLAEAVVSQPSYLEGLQTLLTDDVLPAWQDWLRWQLVHGAAPFLSDDFVEENFAFYGKTLQGTDELRPRWKRAIGFVEGSMGEAVGKIYVRTEYPAEAKSRMEELIANLLEAYRISIRELPWMSDETKQRALAKLDAFTPKIGHPESFKDYDALETDPTDLVGNARRAQSVAMDRELAKIGQPIDRDEWYMTPQTVNAYYNPTMNEIVFPAAILQPPFFDAQADDAVNYGAIGSVIGHEIGHGFDDQGSQYDGTGALSNWWTDDDRAAFDALAARIIAQYDDLSPENADGQTVNGALTIGENIGDLGGLGIAHLAFRLAQQDKPAEPIDGLTPDQRFFLAWARAWQGKVRPAETIRRLTVDPHSPPEFRCNQVVSNIDAFYEAFDVTPDDALWLDPAERVTIWA; encoded by the coding sequence GTGACCAACGGCCTCGATCCATCGACCTTCGACTCCCAGATCCGCCCCCAGGACGACTTGTTCCGACACGTGAACGGGCCGTGGCTGCGCGAGACGCCGATCAAGCCCGACCGGGCCACCGCGGGAGGGTTCGTCGATCTGGTCGACGAGGCCGAGATCCTGGTCCGCTCGATCGTCGAGAAGGCCGCCGCCGAGCCGCAGGACGACGAGCAGCGCAAGATCGGCGACCTCTTCGCCAGCTTCATGGACACCGAGCGCATCGAGCAGCTCGGCGCGGCCCCGCTGGCCGACGACCTCGCCCGCATCGACGCGATCGACTCGGTGCCCTCGCTGGTCCGCACCCTCGGCACGCTGGAGCGCGAGGGCGTCAACAGCATCATCGGCCTCTACATCGCCCCCGACCGTGGCAACCCCGACCGCTACGTCACGCACGTCGTGCAGGCCGGCATCGGCCTGCCCGACGAGTCGTACTACCGCGACGAGCAGTTCGCCGACGTCCGCGACGCCTACCGCGACCACATCGCCACGATGCTCGAGCTCGCCGGGTTCTCCGACGCCAGCGAGCGCGCCGACCGTGTGCTCGACCTCGAGACCCGCATCGCGTCGCACCACTGGGACCGGGTCGCCGTGCGCGACGCCCAGAAGACCTACAACCTCAAGACCCTCGACGAGCTCGGCGCGCTGACGCCCGCGTTCGACTGGCGCTCCTGGGCCGAGGCCGCCGGCATCGAGCAGGCCGTGCTGGCCGAGGCGGTCGTCTCGCAGCCGTCCTACCTCGAGGGCCTCCAGACCCTCCTCACCGACGACGTCCTGCCCGCGTGGCAGGACTGGCTGCGCTGGCAGCTGGTGCACGGCGCGGCGCCGTTCCTGTCCGACGACTTCGTCGAGGAGAACTTCGCGTTCTACGGCAAGACCCTCCAGGGCACCGACGAGCTGCGCCCGCGGTGGAAGCGCGCCATCGGCTTCGTCGAGGGCTCGATGGGCGAGGCCGTCGGCAAGATCTACGTCCGCACCGAGTACCCGGCCGAGGCGAAGTCGCGCATGGAGGAGCTCATCGCGAACCTGCTCGAGGCCTACCGCATCAGCATCCGCGAGCTGCCCTGGATGAGCGACGAGACCAAGCAGCGCGCGCTGGCCAAGCTCGACGCGTTCACCCCGAAGATCGGGCACCCCGAGAGCTTCAAGGACTACGACGCCCTCGAGACCGACCCGACCGACCTGGTCGGCAACGCCCGCCGGGCCCAGTCGGTGGCGATGGACCGCGAGCTGGCCAAGATCGGGCAGCCGATCGACCGCGACGAGTGGTACATGACGCCGCAGACGGTCAACGCCTACTACAACCCGACGATGAACGAGATCGTCTTCCCCGCCGCCATCCTGCAGCCGCCGTTCTTCGACGCGCAGGCCGACGACGCGGTGAACTACGGCGCGATCGGCTCGGTCATCGGCCACGAGATCGGCCACGGCTTCGACGACCAGGGCTCGCAGTACGACGGCACCGGCGCGCTGAGCAACTGGTGGACCGACGACGACCGCGCGGCCTTCGACGCCCTCGCCGCGCGGATCATCGCGCAGTACGACGACCTCAGCCCTGAGAACGCCGACGGGCAGACGGTCAACGGCGCGCTCACGATCGGTGAGAACATCGGCGACCTCGGCGGACTGGGCATCGCTCACCTCGCGTTCCGGCTGGCGCAGCAGGACAAGCCCGCGGAGCCCATCGACGGGCTCACCCCCGACCAGCGCTTCTTCCTGGCGTGGGCGCGCGCGTGGCAGGGCAAGGTGCGCCCGGCCGAGACGATCCGCCGCCTCACGGTCGACCCGCACTCGCCCCCGGAGTTCCGCTGCAACCAGGTCGTCAGCAACATCGACGCCTTCTACGAGGCCTTCGACGTGACGCCGGACGACGCCCTGTGGCTCGACCCGGCCGAGCGCGTCACGATCTGGGCCTGA